A genomic window from Arthrobacter sp. FW305-BF8 includes:
- a CDS encoding UDP-N-acetylmuramoyl-L-alanyl-D-glutamate--2,6-diaminopimelate ligase encodes MSQHHDPGTADAPEGQASKSGFRPTAVAAVELGVIGQSVGVPVPPASESVQVTGISLDSRSVERGDLYVALPGAARHGADFAATAIEAGAAAVLTDDAGARLLAVGSDLAVPVLVVAEPRSVVGRLSRLIYRSQDADLPGPSVFGVTGTNGKTTTTYFINALLQAMGKKTGLIGTIEILAGGDPIPSLLTTPESTDVHALLALMRERGLDAASMEVSSHAVSFRRVDGVVFDVVGFTNLTQDHLDLHGTMEEYFRTKAELFTAERARAAVVTVDDEWGRRLAAQTELPVTTLATLQPGSGPAAGSAAADWTVTAPKPRGLGTEFTLRGRNGLELRVHTGLPGAFNVSNAALALTMVLAGGADPAEVQAALDARDPFTVAVPGRMQLVSARPAAVVDFAHNTDALARALEAVRSAEPASRVIVVFGATGQRDQGKRPSMGATAARLADVVIVSDDDPHDEDAAAIRAEVLVGATDAKEAERLDCKIMEVFPRDAAIREAVNLAAPEDTILVAGRGHEVWQEVKGVNLALDDRVELRNALTARGFTVLQDDGIES; translated from the coding sequence TTGTCACAGCACCATGACCCCGGCACTGCCGACGCCCCGGAGGGGCAGGCATCCAAGAGCGGCTTCCGGCCCACCGCCGTCGCCGCCGTCGAACTGGGTGTCATCGGCCAGTCAGTGGGTGTTCCCGTGCCCCCGGCCTCCGAGTCTGTTCAGGTCACCGGCATCTCGCTCGACTCCCGCTCCGTGGAACGCGGAGACCTTTATGTTGCCCTGCCGGGAGCGGCGCGGCACGGTGCCGACTTCGCCGCAACGGCGATCGAGGCCGGCGCGGCTGCAGTTCTAACGGACGACGCCGGCGCGCGGCTTCTGGCCGTCGGCTCGGACCTCGCTGTGCCCGTGCTGGTGGTGGCGGAGCCCCGCAGCGTGGTGGGCCGCCTGTCCAGGCTGATCTACCGGAGCCAGGACGCAGACCTCCCGGGCCCCTCGGTGTTTGGCGTGACCGGCACCAATGGAAAAACCACCACCACGTACTTCATCAATGCCCTGCTGCAGGCGATGGGCAAGAAGACCGGGCTCATCGGCACCATCGAGATCCTGGCCGGCGGGGACCCGATTCCGAGCCTCCTGACCACCCCGGAATCCACCGATGTCCACGCCCTGCTTGCCCTCATGCGGGAACGCGGCCTTGACGCCGCATCCATGGAGGTCTCCTCGCACGCGGTGTCCTTCCGCCGCGTGGACGGTGTGGTCTTCGACGTCGTCGGTTTCACCAACCTCACCCAGGATCATCTGGACCTGCACGGCACCATGGAGGAGTACTTCCGGACCAAAGCGGAGCTGTTCACCGCCGAACGCGCCCGTGCCGCCGTCGTGACGGTCGACGACGAGTGGGGACGGCGGCTCGCCGCCCAGACTGAGCTTCCGGTCACCACGCTCGCAACCCTCCAGCCCGGCAGCGGGCCGGCGGCCGGATCAGCAGCCGCTGACTGGACCGTCACCGCCCCCAAGCCTCGCGGCCTCGGTACGGAATTCACCCTCCGCGGCCGGAACGGCTTGGAACTCCGCGTGCACACGGGCCTGCCCGGCGCGTTCAACGTCTCCAACGCGGCGCTGGCCCTGACGATGGTGCTCGCCGGCGGTGCAGACCCTGCCGAAGTGCAGGCGGCACTCGATGCCCGGGATCCGTTCACCGTCGCGGTGCCCGGCCGCATGCAGCTGGTCTCCGCCCGGCCGGCCGCCGTCGTCGACTTCGCGCACAACACGGATGCACTGGCACGCGCCCTGGAGGCCGTCCGGTCCGCGGAGCCCGCGTCTAGGGTGATCGTGGTTTTCGGCGCCACCGGCCAGCGCGACCAGGGCAAGCGCCCGTCCATGGGCGCGACCGCAGCCCGGCTCGCCGACGTCGTGATCGTCAGCGACGACGACCCCCACGATGAGGACGCCGCGGCCATCCGCGCCGAAGTGCTGGTCGGTGCGACAGACGCCAAGGAAGCCGAGCGGCTTGACTGCAAAATCATGGAAGTTTTCCCCCGCGATGCTGCCATCCGTGAAGCAGTCAACCTGGCCGCTCCGGAGGACACCATCCTGGTCGCCGGGCGCGGGCACGAAGTGTGGCAGGAGGTCAAGGGAGTGAACCTTGCCCTCGACGACAGGGTGGAACTACGGAACGCCTTGACGGCACGAGGATTCACCGTTCTCCAAGACGACGGGATAGAGTCCTAG